The Flavobacterium jumunjinense genome includes a region encoding these proteins:
- a CDS encoding endonuclease V: protein MILTIDVHYKTDYAKTVLLFFENWQSETPCNVVTHITKDVMEYEPGSFYKRELPCIMNALEEVALEDLEAIIIDGHIYVDNEGKYGLGGHLYEALDKKFPIIGMAKTSFQSNKETVVEILRGESKNPLFVSAIGLEKEVAANYIKNMFGDYRLPYLLKLMDQITKEE, encoded by the coding sequence ATGATTTTAACCATAGATGTCCATTATAAAACCGATTATGCCAAAACCGTTTTGCTATTTTTTGAAAATTGGCAAAGTGAAACCCCTTGTAATGTAGTGACTCATATTACAAAAGACGTGATGGAGTATGAACCGGGTTCGTTCTACAAAAGAGAATTGCCTTGTATTATGAATGCTTTGGAAGAAGTTGCATTAGAAGACTTGGAAGCAATTATCATTGATGGACACATATATGTAGATAATGAAGGGAAATATGGTTTAGGAGGTCATTTGTATGAAGCTTTGGATAAAAAGTTTCCCATTATTGGAATGGCAAAGACATCCTTTCAAAGCAATAAAGAAACCGTAGTTGAAATTTTACGAGGAGAGAGTAAAAATCCGTTGTTTGTGTCGGCTATAGGTTTGGAGAAAGAAGTAGCGGCTAATTATATTAAAAACATGTTTGGTGACTATCGTTTGCCTTATTTGTTGAAGTTAATG
- a CDS encoding PorP/SprF family type IX secretion system membrane protein, with protein MKLYKIFFSILFLLINALNAIAQVEPSYSLYRYNTNFFNPAAFGAEERVTIKTNFRSQFLGVDYAPETQSVSLGIPIKDKMNIGAIVIADKVFIEQNTSLFASFSYKIQVAKATDLLFGVQAGGSFVSIDFGKLDLPADPFLSQDTNYFNPNVGVGFYLKNENYYASLSVPRLFETDRVADKNGVATQANNKAQLYVSGGYYLKLSNSINFIPSTLVRLSEEEIITDATGTFEFFKKFDVGVNYRVERAIGGFLYITIKDRLKLGYAYESNTTDINNYENGTHEFGLSFEF; from the coding sequence ATGAAACTATATAAAATATTTTTTTCGATACTATTCCTTTTAATCAATGCATTAAATGCAATAGCACAAGTAGAACCTAGTTACTCTTTGTATCGCTACAACACTAATTTTTTCAATCCTGCAGCTTTTGGTGCAGAGGAAAGAGTAACTATTAAAACGAATTTTAGAAGTCAGTTTTTGGGTGTTGATTATGCACCAGAAACCCAAAGTGTTAGTTTAGGAATTCCCATAAAAGATAAGATGAATATTGGAGCTATAGTGATAGCTGATAAGGTTTTTATTGAGCAAAACACCTCTTTGTTTGCCAGTTTTTCTTATAAAATTCAAGTTGCAAAAGCAACCGATTTATTATTTGGAGTTCAAGCTGGAGGTTCGTTTGTTAGCATTGATTTTGGAAAATTAGATTTACCAGCTGATCCTTTTCTTTCTCAAGACACTAATTATTTTAACCCTAATGTGGGTGTAGGATTTTATTTGAAAAATGAAAACTACTACGCCTCGTTGTCCGTTCCTAGACTATTTGAAACCGATCGTGTAGCAGATAAAAATGGAGTAGCTACTCAAGCTAATAATAAAGCCCAACTATATGTAAGTGGAGGTTATTATCTAAAATTATCCAATAGCATTAACTTTATACCTTCTACTTTGGTTCGCTTATCAGAAGAAGAAATAATTACAGATGCTACAGGTACCTTTGAATTCTTTAAGAAATTTGATGTTGGTGTAAACTATAGAGTAGAGAGAGCCATTGGCGGATTTCTTTATATTACCATTAAAGACCGACTCAAATTAGGCTATGCTTATGAGTCTAATACTACAGACATTAATAATTATGAAAATGGCACACATGAATTTGGATTGAGTTTTGAATTTTAA